The Anaerobranca californiensis DSM 14826 genome has a segment encoding these proteins:
- a CDS encoding DEAD/DEAH box helicase family protein — protein sequence MVKLSNEKLEKKNLVEIADAYESLEKIYRGFLSEKGVNIVKCFTGYSDIFLTELKKSFSKSREINLIVAFLMESGVRLILDDLLLAKNNGAKIKIITGRYLNLTEPSAIYLLKDRLGDYVDIRFYSNENISFHPKAYIFEYEDGGDIFIGSSNISESALVSGVEWNYRLEKTTNPGDFAEFKEAFKMIYKNNSIKVDDKTLKEYSLKWRKPKVFLEKDSESKVVDFYQPKGAQIEALYQLKKSRLEGYNKGLVVAATGIGKTYLAAFDSKGFNKILFVAHREEILKQSAETFNNVRPYDKIGFFTGEKKDLDCDILFASVQTLGKEEYLNDEYFHKNYFDYIVIDEFHHAVSSRYRNIINYFQPKFLLGLTATPERLDNKDIFALCDYNVVYELRLKDAINKGYLVPFHYYGIYDETDFSKIPIVNGKYNERELEEVLMLNKRAELILKNYLKYEGQRTIAFCSSKNHAEYMAKYFNEQKVAACAVYSGEQGDYTLNRREAIEKFKKGDIKVIFVVDMFNEGVDIPDIDLVMFLRPTESPTVFLQQLGRGLRKAANKNCLTVLDFIGNYKKANLIPFFLTGADYDIENIKKGKYIVNKEDFPEGCFIDFDFRIIDIFKKQGEELLNIEGIIYKEYLRVKEFLGYRPNRYELYKYIDDMIYSNMRKNSKLNIFNDYLGFLYKNKEFVQGEEILYNTIAHKFINFIEKTAMTKSYKIPILLAFYNNGNIKLTISPEDIYQSFKDFYSNPSNSIDMLRDKKTRDFKNWSKGQYLKLSRENPENFLLKTNGDLFFREGENLSLVPELKEFINNEFFIKHFKDGVEYRIIRYYKERYQNEGNYRIL from the coding sequence ATGGTAAAATTATCTAATGAAAAGTTAGAAAAAAAGAACCTGGTGGAAATTGCCGATGCTTATGAGAGTCTTGAAAAAATATATCGGGGATTTTTAAGTGAAAAAGGGGTTAATATCGTTAAATGTTTTACCGGATATAGTGATATCTTTTTGACAGAACTTAAAAAATCCTTTAGTAAAAGTCGAGAAATAAATTTAATTGTCGCTTTTTTAATGGAGTCAGGGGTTAGGTTGATTTTAGATGATCTCCTTTTAGCAAAAAATAATGGGGCAAAAATTAAGATAATAACGGGAAGGTATTTAAATTTAACGGAACCTTCGGCAATTTACCTTTTAAAGGATAGACTAGGGGATTATGTTGACATCAGGTTTTACTCTAATGAAAATATATCTTTCCATCCTAAAGCATATATCTTTGAATATGAAGATGGTGGCGATATATTTATAGGTTCCTCAAACATTTCAGAATCGGCGTTGGTAAGTGGTGTAGAATGGAATTACAGGCTAGAAAAAACTACAAACCCCGGAGATTTTGCTGAATTTAAGGAAGCTTTTAAGATGATCTATAAAAACAATTCCATTAAGGTAGATGATAAAACCCTAAAAGAATACAGTTTAAAATGGCGGAAACCTAAGGTGTTTTTAGAAAAAGATAGTGAAAGTAAAGTAGTTGATTTTTATCAACCAAAGGGGGCCCAAATAGAAGCTTTATACCAGCTGAAAAAAAGCAGGTTAGAAGGTTATAATAAAGGGCTGGTGGTAGCTGCCACAGGAATTGGAAAAACATACCTTGCAGCCTTTGATTCTAAAGGATTTAACAAAATTTTATTTGTCGCCCATAGAGAAGAAATATTAAAACAAAGTGCCGAAACCTTTAATAATGTCAGACCATATGATAAGATAGGTTTTTTTACTGGGGAGAAAAAAGATTTAGATTGTGATATCCTCTTTGCTTCTGTGCAGACATTGGGAAAAGAAGAATATTTAAATGATGAATATTTCCATAAAAATTATTTTGACTACATCGTTATAGATGAGTTTCACCATGCAGTATCTTCTAGGTATCGGAATATAATTAACTATTTTCAGCCAAAATTTTTGTTAGGATTAACAGCAACACCGGAGAGATTGGATAATAAAGATATATTTGCCCTTTGTGATTACAATGTCGTTTATGAATTGAGGTTAAAAGATGCAATAAACAAAGGATATTTAGTTCCTTTCCACTATTATGGCATATATGATGAAACGGATTTTTCTAAAATTCCTATTGTAAATGGAAAATACAATGAAAGGGAACTAGAAGAGGTTTTGATGTTAAATAAAAGGGCGGAATTAATTTTGAAAAATTATCTAAAATATGAAGGGCAGAGGACAATAGCCTTTTGTTCTTCTAAAAACCATGCCGAATATATGGCCAAGTATTTTAATGAACAAAAAGTAGCGGCCTGTGCTGTATATAGTGGTGAACAAGGTGATTATACCTTAAATAGAAGGGAAGCAATAGAGAAGTTTAAAAAAGGGGATATTAAAGTTATTTTTGTTGTCGATATGTTTAATGAAGGTGTTGACATACCAGATATCGATCTAGTGATGTTTTTAAGGCCGACAGAGTCACCTACTGTTTTTTTACAGCAACTAGGTAGGGGATTGAGAAAAGCAGCTAATAAAAATTGTTTAACGGTTTTAGATTTTATCGGAAATTATAAAAAGGCCAATTTAATTCCCTTCTTTTTGACCGGTGCAGACTATGATATAGAAAATATTAAAAAAGGCAAGTATATCGTCAATAAGGAAGATTTCCCCGAAGGATGTTTTATAGATTTTGACTTTAGAATAATTGATATCTTTAAAAAACAAGGGGAAGAATTATTAAACATAGAAGGGATAATTTATAAAGAATACCTTAGGGTAAAGGAGTTTTTAGGGTATAGACCAAATAGATATGAACTATACAAATATATTGATGATATGATTTACTCTAATATGAGAAAAAACTCCAAACTCAATATATTTAATGATTATCTAGGATTTTTGTATAAAAATAAGGAATTTGTCCAAGGTGAAGAAATACTATACAATACTATTGCCCATAAATTTATCAATTTTATTGAAAAAACTGCAATGACTAAAAGTTATAAAATACCGATCCTGTTAGCCTTTTATAACAATGGGAATATTAAACTCACAATTTCCCCTGAAGATATTTATCAAAGTTTTAAGGACTTTTACTCAAATCCCTCAAACTCTATAGATATGTTAAGGGATAAAAAAACAAGGGATTTTAAGAATTGGAGTAAAGGGCAGTATTTAAAATTGTCTAGGGAAAATCCCGAAAACTTTTTGTTAAAGACAAATGGAGACCTGTTTTTTAGGGAAGGGGAAAATTTATCCTTAGTCCCAGAATTAAAGGAATTTATAAACAATGAATTCTTTATCAAACACTTTAAAGACGGGGTGGAATACCGAATTATAAGATATTATAAGGAGCGATATCAAAATGAAGGAAACTATAGAATACTATAA